The DNA region CGAACAAGTTGAGACGAAATCCAATTTGCAAAACTCTGCCAAGGATAAGGGTCAAAGCCAATTCGATCAGGAATATCAAGGCTATTGCCATTACCGTCATCAAATTTCCCGGTGAGAACTGCTTCGACAACTTCGACGGGCTGGTTGAGGAAGGCTCGCTCGGAAATCGCTTTAGCAATCTCTGGACGATTTTCTGGAACCTGAGCGTAAGCCGCTGCTTCAATAATGGATTTGTTGAGAGCGCGGAAAGTATTGGGATTTGCGTCAATCCACTGGTCACTTGCCGCAAAGGCACAACAGGGATGTCCAGGCCATAGCTCCTTCGTGAGCATATGGATAAAGCCGGCACCTTCGTATACTGCTCGTTGGTTGAAAGGATCGGGCATAAGGTATGCATCGATATCACCAGCAATCAACTGAGCAATACTGTCTGGTGGGGGAACGGGACGGATTTGTACATCCACATCAGGATCAATGCCGCCTGTCGCGAGGTAATAACGCAACAAGAGATTGTGCATCGAGTAAGGGAATGGAACCCCGATGGTAAAGCCTTTAAAGTCAGCAGGGCCATTTACTTTACCTTTGTGGCGTTCGGCAACGGTGATGGCTTGACCGTTAATGTTTTCAATACTGGCGAGTTTCACACCAAAGGCTTCGGAACCAAGACCTAAGGTCATCGCAATCGGCATTGGTGCAAGCATATGATAAGCATCCAATTCGCCGGCGATCGCCGAATCTCTGACTGCACCCCAGCTAGGCATTTTCACAACCTTTGCGTTGAAGCCATACTTCTCATAGAAGCCTAGAGGCTCGGACATGATGATGGGCGTAGCACAGGTAATAGGAATAAAGCCAATCTGCAACTCAGTTTTTTCTAAATCACTTACTTCAACATCTGCTGGCGCATCTCCCGCAGGAGGAGGAGTTGTATCTTGGCCACAACTAGCTAAGCTAACCAGCGCTGCGCCAACAGCCATATTCCGCAAAAATTCTCGTCTTGTCTGACTACCATTGCGAATGGCATCAGAGAAAAACAAACCAGCTTTCGGTCCAAAGGCCGCAGCGAAGGCATTATCAATTCCACCAGCTTGTTCACATAAGTCTGAGATCAGCTTCTCTCGCTTTGGATCGCCACGACCCACACGCTTGAGAAATAAGGCTTTTCTGAGCTCATAAGTGTTAACACCATCAGCTGCTCGAAACTGGTTTTCCTTATAGAGACCCATCTTGACGAAATCATCGACAAGCTCCACGGGATCCTCTGGCATGGTCGCCATAAAGCTCGAATGATCACCGGCGGCATGGTAATCACCGCAAGTCACGCAAAGTGTTTGGAGATTGGAGCGACTGGTACCTACACCGGGTTGTCCCAAGCCTTGCAATGTTTGTTGTGCTGAAATCAAACTCATAGATAATGCCTACCAGAAATTATCGAATTAAACCGATCAAACATCCAAAGAAATTCTCTTATGTTTGATTTTGAAATATCTAATGACTCGAAAGATTACGCAGCATCTTAACAACTATTTCAACGAGAGACATTAGATTTTTTTTTGAAGAAAATGTATATTTCTTTGGCACTTAAGTATTCTCTTGAAATATACAAGAGTTGTGTAAAATTAGCTACAGACGGGTCTCAGGTTAACAAATCAAAGTGAGCGACTGTTATTTATAAAAAGAACATTGCTTTGTATTATTTGAGACAAAAAGCGATTCAAAAGATACAGCATCAAATTCTAAAATTCCAGAATAAAGACAAAGAGTACTTCTAGGTTTATACAGGTTTAGAAATGTCAAGCTCCTGTAGAGGCAGGTTATATATAGACAGATTCTAGAAAACATTTTTCTTACGCCAAACTAGTGGTGAAACACCGTGAATTTTACGGAATTGATTTGTGAAATATCCAGCATCAAGGTATCCAGATAGTTCTGCAACTTTAGCGACAGGTTCTTTTGTCTTTTGCAAAAGATTTCGAGCACAGACCATCCGTCTTTCAATAATCCATTGTTTTACTGTTTTACCTGTTTTCTTCTGAACAAGGGTCGTCAGATAAGCAGAGGAGTAACCGGCCTCTAGAGCAACATCCTTGAGCTTCAAAGGCCTAGTATAATTAGCTTCTATGAATTCAAAGACAGGTCTTAAACCACCGGATTTTGGAAAAGAGAACTTTAAATCTTCGCTATCTTCAGTTTGCGAATTCACAGATGAAGCAGTATCTTTCTTTGAGATTTCTTGGGCTTTTATAACTTCTTCATAGCGTTTTAGGCGAGTAGTGATCGCCGCCAAAAATTGTTCGACAGTACAGGGTTTTGTCAAATAATCATCTGCTCCTAATTGCATACCATGACGTAAATCTTCCATCGTCACTTTGGCCGTCAGAAAAATGAAAGGAATTGCCGAAGTTTGAGGCGATCGCCGTAAAAATTCGAGGACAGAATAACCATCCATATCTGGCATAAAAATATCACAAACAATCAAATCTGGAGACTTGCTTTTTGCGAGCTCAATACCTTCAGTGCCATTTTTTGCACCATAGGCTTGAAATCCTTCAAACTCTAAGCATTTCAAAAATACGTTGCGAGTTTCCACTTCATCTTCAATAATTAAAATTGTTTTCATAAGACACTGTTAATGAGTCTTTAACTCCAAAACAATCCAATCAATACTCTAGGTATTAAGCCGATAGCTCACAGGGCTACCTAATCAAGGCTTTACCTCATAACTGACCCTATTAACATAGAAGAACGCCAACCAAAATGTAGTAAATAATACAAAAATATTTTCCTTAACCTTTTTATTTATCACTCGATACTAGTCCCACATTACACGATATTTCCTAGAAAGACACGAACCTAGTGGCGATCGCCTCCCCTCAGATACCAGACAGAACAAGATGAATCAGTCACAACGTAAATTAACCGATGAGCTAGCAGCACAGGAGTTAAGAAAACTCCGCCGCCAGCATCAACTCATCCTCAATGCTGTCGGAGAAGGGGTTTATGGCTTAGATTTGGACGGTAATGTGACCTTTGTAAATCCTGCCGCGGTACAAATGATCAATGTGCCGATCGAAGAACTAATCGGCAAATCAATGCATGCAGTCTTACACCACTCCCACGCAGATGGCAGTCATTACCCAAAAGAAAATTGCCCAATCTATGCAGCGCTTCACGATGGCAGTACCCATCGCGTTATGGATGAAGTCTTTTGGCGGAAAGATGGTACGAGTTTTCCCGTTGAATACATCAGCACACCCTTGCGAGAAGATAACGGTGAACTCATTGGGGCTGTCGTTACCTTTCGGGATATTACGCAAAGGCGTTGGGCTGAACAGATTTTGGAGCGTACAAACGAAGAACTTGAGCTAAAAGTTCAAGAGCGAACCAGAAAGTTGCGCCAAGCAAATCAACGCTTGCGAGAACTCAACGAAATGCGGTCTCGTTTCATTGCAATGGTTTGCCACGAATTTCGGAATCCCCTGAACAACATCACCCTGTCCGCCTCTTCCCTAAATCGTTATGATGCCCACCTTTCACCAGCAGAAAAAAAAGATTATTTAGAAAATATCAATACCAATGTTGAACGAGTCACGCAAATTACTGACGATATTTTGGTGATGGGCAAAATCGAAGCGAAAGTTCTCGAAATTAATCAAGAAAGTATTGATATTGTGGACTTTTGCCAAACCCTCCTCACAGAAGGCGAATTTCAGCGTAAACAAACCCCCATCGAATTTATTTGTCGTAGTCGTCAAATAATCGCGAGTTTTGATGAAAGATTATTGCGATCTATCTTAGGCAATCTATTGTCTAATGCCCTACGCTACACACCAGAAAATAAACCGATTCGACTTAGAGTTCACAAATGGAAAAATACTGTCATTTTCAGAGTTGAGGATGAAGGGATTGGCATTCCGAAGCAAGATAAGACCCATTTATTTGAGCCTTTTCATCGAGGCTGCAATGTAAGCAATGTGCCGGGTACTGGCCTCGGTTTAAGTATTGTCAAACAATTTGTGGAGCTTCTGGGAGGCTCTATAACAGTCACGAGCCACGTTGATCAAGGCACGATATTTACAGTGAAATTATTTGTAAATCCATAGCAATGGATTCACCAAATCGCTCATTCTAAAGTCCCAGGAATCTAAAAAATCCCCCTAAACAATTAGGAGGATGATCACCTGTTTGCATCAAAAGGCTTTTTCAAATTCAAAATCAATATTTATGTAAATGAATTGAAATACGTAAGTGTTCCTTTTAGATTTGATGACAAGTAATCTGCCTTAGAGAGGTTTTGCTTGTCCTCATGAAATACTCAAAGGCTTCTGTGACTTGGGCAATCGCCTCTCTCTCTGTTACTCTCATTTCTCTACCCGTCTCAGCGCAACTGATACCAGATGGGACAACAACAACGACTATCCTTTCAAATCAGATTATTCGTGGAGATTTAGCAGAATATATCACTGATGGCAATTCGCTAAACGATGACCTTCGTCATAGTTTTAGTGAGTTTAATATTGATGTTGGACAGCGAGTTTATTTTGCTGATTCGACTGCTATTAACAACATCATTACCCGTATTACTGGCTCAAATGGTAGCAATATTCTCGGGACGTTGGGGGTTGATGGTAATGCAAATTTATTTCTTGTGAATCCTAATGGATTTATCTTTGGATCAGATGCAAGCTTAGATATTTCAGGTGCATTTCTCATCTCTACCGCTTCGGAAATAAACCTAGGTGAGATAGGAATAATGAATATCGTAAATGCAGATCCCGTAGCGTTATTTGACCTCTTGCAAAAGGTTATAGCAATTCAAAATTGTAAAGACCAGCAATGAGATTGAGTCTTAATCCCCATCTCCGACGGCAGTTACGATATCGACTGGATAAGATGCGGAATCTTTTGAGCATTCTGAATACCATCTCAATGATGATTCTTTGAGCTGCTAAGAGCTGATTCTCCTGTTTCTGTTCCGCAGTCAACTCTCCTCCTTTAGGCTTCTTGTGAGGAGTGAGACTCCGCTGATGTCGCTTGTGTAGACCTTGATATCCGGCGTCGGCAAGGCAGGGTTGTCCCTGCTGAAAATGCACTCTACTCTTTTTGAGTAGTTTGAAGTCATGGGTGCTACCTTTCTCACAGTCACAACAGATAATCTGTGCCCACTGCCAAGCAATAACTATTTGGGCGTTGCAGAATAGAGGTATGAATGGAGGTTGTTGACGCAATGGAATGTCCAGAATGCCAATCTACTCATATCCGTAAGAATGGAAAGAAAAAAGGCAAACAGAATCACATCTGTGTAGATTGCGGTCGTCAGTTTATCGACCGCTACAGCCAGCTCGGCTACTCAAAGTCCTTCAAACGTGAAGGCCTCAAAATGTATGCCCACGGTATGGGCTTTCGAGCCATTGAACGGGTGAAAGGAGTGCACCACACTACCGTAATCACTTGGGTCAAACAAGTCGCTGAATTGCTACCTGATGCTTATGAACCTGAGCAGGTGCCTCAGGTTGGCGAACTCGATGAACTTCAAACATTCGTCGGTGCTAAAAAAATAAGGTCTGGCTCTGGACTGCCGTAGACCACTTCCAACCAGGTATTCTCGCTTGGACTGTTGGTGACAGAAGTGCAGAGACATTCAAACCATTATGGGCAATGGTTAGTCTCTGGAGATGCTTCTTCTACATCACAGATGGCTGGCATGTTTATCCCATGTTTGTACCCGATGGTGACCAGATTATCAGTAAGACCTACATGACTCGTGTCGAAGGAGAGAACACTCGATTGCGGCATTATCTCGCTCGACTCCATCGAAAGACCTTATGTTATTCCAAGTCTTTAGAGATGTTAAAGCATTCGATTCGATTGCTGATTCATTATCTCAAGTTCTGGGATGTTCCTGTACCTTGACCTTCATGGATTCATACCTCTATTCTGCAATGCCACTATTTGAGCTTTAAGGGAATGATGCTTCTTTTTCCCTGAGTAGTAAAGACGTTGTTTTTTTGGGCTTTTCAATCGCCTGTTCTATGGCATCCATCACCACTACTGTCAGAGATAACTCTTCTGAACCATGGAGCTGTTTCATGCTGGGTAAGTGGCAATCGGTTTCTTTGATGAGTGTATTCTCTGTTTTTTTGCACCATGCGACAAACTGTTGATTCATGAATGCCCCATGATTGAGCGATAGGAAATAAGTGCGATATTCCCTCAGATATTCCAAGGTGAGGAGTAACTGATTTTCCAGGGATACAATACTGGGACGACCGGGTTTTTGCTTTGCTTTAGCTTCTGCTAGGACCTCTACCAGACGATTGAAGGTCTGAAGCTTAACTCCACAGGCTCTCCTGAATTGTTCTGTCGATAAATGTTGGAGCTGTTCATAAGTTGGCATTTCTATCGCTATGGCTCTGTTACTTTCCTCTTTTTTACCTACTCTCACCCCTTTTGCAAGAGGTCAAATGTAGCAGTTGTACCCAGCCTCCAACTTATTGACCCACAACCTTTCCAAGTGACCCAACAGCACAAAACTCAAACCCTCAGTGCGGGTATCAGTAAGGCAATCGGTGGTTTTGATGCCTTACCTGCGGTAGAGAACGAATTACAAGCGATTCAAAATACGACCCAAGCAGAAGTTTTACTATAGCAGCGAAGGAGAAGGTTAGGACATAGAACAGAAGGCTATTCTGATGGCATCGAACAAATCCTCAGTCTTCTTGATGAGCTTACTTACCTCCTTCTTTAACCTCCCCCAAAACTTCTCTATCTTGTTCAGGTGTGGTGAGTAGGGTGGCAAAAATATCACTTCACATCCTGCCTTCGCCACCAATGTTTGTATTCTTTCCTTTGGATGAACACTGGCATTATCCAGAATAATAATTTGACCCGGAATCAACTCTGGCACTAAGCAATCCTCTACCCATTGGCAAACTAAGGCGCTGTTGGCATAGCCCTCAAATACCATCGGTGCTATCTGCTCTCCCTCTCGCCATCATCCAATCACGCTAACTCGTTCTGTACGATGACCTAACTTCTCTGCGATAAACCTCTCTGACTTATGGCAGTAGCCATACCCATAATCTAAGGTATTATCAAATCCACTTTCATCGATATATACGAGTCGTTCTTGGACATACTGCTTCAGTTGTGCCACAAATGCTTTTTCTAATTCTTTATCTCTCTCTTGATATCGATAGGTCTTTTTTTTCGAGTAAATTCAATTTTCCGTAGAGCTTCACGTCTGGATGCATCACTAATAGACTCTGGCCATTTCTCCGCCATTTCCTTCTGGGTTAGATGCCCATATTTCTCTGCAAAAGCACGAAAAGCATCTAGATCATTAATCTTCGGTTGAGGGCCTCGACGGTAATCTGTCTTCGGAGCGACTGAACCGATTTTCTCTCGTCGTTTCAGCCACAGGTCTAGCGTATTTCGGCTAATACCAAAGAAGCGACAGATATCACTTTTTCGTTCACCTTTATCGAAGGCGGCAACAGCTTTTAGGCGTAAATCAAGACTATGGGGAGCAGGCATGGCATCTATGTTTATTGCTTCTATCCTATTCTGTCTTAACCCACTCCTTGCCTGCTATAAATGAAACTTTTACTGAAACTAGGGCATGTCATCAATTAAGCCAGATGACAGAAGCAGCCAGATAGATGGCTCCCAAAAAGTTCTGGGCAGTTTTGTCATAACGAGTAGCAATTCCTCGATATTGCTTCAGCTTGGCAAAGAAGTTCTCAATGAGATGGCGAGCCTTATAAAGCTCTCTGTCATAGCCATAAGGAGCTTTTCGTTTTCTTGTGGAAGGAATTACGGCTT from [Leptolyngbya] sp. PCC 7376 includes:
- a CDS encoding ABC transporter substrate-binding protein; translation: MSLISAQQTLQGLGQPGVGTSRSNLQTLCVTCGDYHAAGDHSSFMATMPEDPVELVDDFVKMGLYKENQFRAADGVNTYELRKALFLKRVGRGDPKREKLISDLCEQAGGIDNAFAAAFGPKAGLFFSDAIRNGSQTRREFLRNMAVGAALVSLASCGQDTTPPPAGDAPADVEVSDLEKTELQIGFIPITCATPIIMSEPLGFYEKYGFNAKVVKMPSWGAVRDSAIAGELDAYHMLAPMPIAMTLGLGSEAFGVKLASIENINGQAITVAERHKGKVNGPADFKGFTIGVPFPYSMHNLLLRYYLATGGIDPDVDVQIRPVPPPDSIAQLIAGDIDAYLMPDPFNQRAVYEGAGFIHMLTKELWPGHPCCAFAASDQWIDANPNTFRALNKSIIEAAAYAQVPENRPEIAKAISERAFLNQPVEVVEAVLTGKFDDGNGNSLDIPDRIGFDPYPWQSFANWISSQLVRWDLQGDDLAPTIIPEKGYDTVGTDVFLTDLARELATELGQEAPAEIYREETLKFDTFDPADPAAYVQEQIDEYGV
- a CDS encoding response regulator, producing the protein MKTILIIEDEVETRNVFLKCLEFEGFQAYGAKNGTEGIELAKSKSPDLIVCDIFMPDMDGYSVLEFLRRSPQTSAIPFIFLTAKVTMEDLRHGMQLGADDYLTKPCTVEQFLAAITTRLKRYEEVIKAQEISKKDTASSVNSQTEDSEDLKFSFPKSGGLRPVFEFIEANYTRPLKLKDVALEAGYSSAYLTTLVQKKTGKTVKQWIIERRMVCARNLLQKTKEPVAKVAELSGYLDAGYFTNQFRKIHGVSPLVWRKKNVF
- a CDS encoding PAS domain-containing sensor histidine kinase, coding for MNQSQRKLTDELAAQELRKLRRQHQLILNAVGEGVYGLDLDGNVTFVNPAAVQMINVPIEELIGKSMHAVLHHSHADGSHYPKENCPIYAALHDGSTHRVMDEVFWRKDGTSFPVEYISTPLREDNGELIGAVVTFRDITQRRWAEQILERTNEELELKVQERTRKLRQANQRLRELNEMRSRFIAMVCHEFRNPLNNITLSASSLNRYDAHLSPAEKKDYLENINTNVERVTQITDDILVMGKIEAKVLEINQESIDIVDFCQTLLTEGEFQRKQTPIEFICRSRQIIASFDERLLRSILGNLLSNALRYTPENKPIRLRVHKWKNTVIFRVEDEGIGIPKQDKTHLFEPFHRGCNVSNVPGTGLGLSIVKQFVELLGGSITVTSHVDQGTIFTVKLFVNP
- a CDS encoding filamentous hemagglutinin N-terminal domain-containing protein; protein product: MKYSKASVTWAIASLSVTLISLPVSAQLIPDGTTTTTILSNQIIRGDLAEYITDGNSLNDDLRHSFSEFNIDVGQRVYFADSTAINNIITRITGSNGSNILGTLGVDGNANLFLVNPNGFIFGSDASLDISGAFLISTASEINLGEIGIMNIVNADPVALFDLLQKVIAIQNCKDQQ
- a CDS encoding transposase family protein — encoded protein: MRQQPPFIPLFCNAQIVIAWQWAQIICCDCEKGSTHDFKLLKKSRVHFQQGQPCLADAGYQGLHKRHQRSLTPHKKPKGGELTAEQKQENQLLAAQRIIIEMVFRMLKRFRILSSRYRNCRRRWGLRLNLIAGLYNFELL
- a CDS encoding IS1 family transposase (programmed frameshift): MECPECQSTHIRKNGKKKGKQNHICVDCGRQFIDRYSQLGYSKSFKREGLKMYAHGMGFRAIERVKGVHHTTVITWVKQVAELLPDAYEPEQVPQVGELDELQTFVGAKKNKVWLWTAVDHFQPGILAWTVGDRSAETFKPLWAMVSLWRCFFYITDGWHVYPMFVPDGDQIISKTYMTRVEGENTRLRHYLARLHRKTLCYSKSLEMLKHSIRLLIHYLKFWDVPVP
- a CDS encoding DDE transposase family protein codes for the protein MPTYEQLQHLSTEQFRRACGVKLQTFNRLVEVLAEAKAKQKPGRPSIVSLENQLLLTLEYLREYRTYFLSLNHGAFMNQQFVAWCKKTENTLIKETDCHLPSMKQLHGSEELSLTVVVMDAIEQAIEKPKKTTSLLLREKEASFP